In Rhizobium binae, one genomic interval encodes:
- a CDS encoding ParB N-terminal domain-containing protein, with protein sequence MHILKLDPRALKDNPDGARRSKSSPQADALLLATVKSVGIIQPPVVSPETDGGNGFVIQAGHRRVRQAIAAGLEEIEVLVTDAANDNGAMRSMIANVAFEPLNPVDQWRGIERLVALGWTEEAIAVALALPVRQIRKLRLLANVFPAMLDQMARGDMPNEQQLRTIAAASLEEQKEVWKAHKPKKGDTAAWWQIANGLSKTRMYARDASFSEGLREAYGIEWADDLFGPADQDNRYTTNVEAFLGAQQEWMTNNLPKKGAVVEVNNWGQPELPKKAERVYGKPGKGDHTGMYIDREGKVQTVHYRMPDPKPAAGKTGSVAPGSSEIEEDTTGSKPRPEVTQKGHDMIGDFRTDALHEALARAPVEDDMLMALLVLAFAGQNVRVDSGANDHVFGPKRFKRHAARLFTDDGRFSFDMETVRVATRATLIDVLSCRRGMSNSGVVSRIAGEAVGANDFLPNMGAEDFLACLSRQALEAAAREVGIQPRPRVRETRSALVEHFKADASFVHHSALFAPDPQEIADLMRQADDAVSGDASADGNAGSAGDAPIGANDTEDANASNEHGPDEQHARENDLQEDVSDDFAEEHSAYGIAAE encoded by the coding sequence ATGCATATCCTGAAACTCGATCCCCGCGCGCTGAAGGACAATCCCGATGGCGCCCGCCGCTCGAAATCTTCCCCGCAGGCCGACGCGTTGTTGCTGGCGACGGTCAAATCTGTCGGCATCATCCAGCCCCCTGTCGTCTCGCCCGAGACCGACGGCGGCAACGGCTTCGTCATCCAGGCCGGCCACCGCCGTGTGCGCCAGGCGATTGCCGCAGGCCTTGAGGAGATCGAGGTTCTCGTGACCGACGCCGCAAACGACAATGGCGCGATGCGCTCGATGATCGCCAATGTCGCGTTTGAACCTCTCAACCCCGTCGACCAGTGGCGCGGCATCGAGCGTCTCGTGGCACTCGGCTGGACCGAAGAAGCGATCGCCGTCGCGCTTGCGCTGCCCGTCCGCCAGATCCGCAAGCTTCGTCTTCTCGCCAATGTGTTTCCCGCCATGCTCGACCAGATGGCAAGGGGCGACATGCCGAACGAGCAGCAGCTCAGGACGATCGCCGCCGCATCGCTCGAGGAGCAGAAGGAAGTCTGGAAGGCGCATAAGCCGAAGAAGGGCGATACGGCCGCCTGGTGGCAGATCGCCAACGGCCTGTCGAAAACCCGCATGTATGCCCGCGATGCGAGCTTCAGCGAGGGTCTTCGCGAGGCCTATGGGATCGAATGGGCCGACGACCTGTTTGGTCCAGCCGATCAGGACAATCGCTACACCACCAATGTCGAAGCCTTTCTCGGCGCGCAGCAGGAATGGATGACAAACAATCTGCCGAAGAAGGGCGCGGTCGTCGAGGTCAACAACTGGGGCCAGCCGGAACTGCCGAAGAAGGCCGAACGCGTCTACGGCAAGCCCGGCAAGGGTGATCACACCGGCATGTATATCGATCGCGAGGGCAAGGTTCAGACCGTGCATTACCGTATGCCGGACCCAAAGCCTGCTGCTGGAAAGACCGGCTCGGTCGCCCCTGGTTCTTCCGAGATCGAGGAGGATACAACCGGCTCCAAGCCGCGGCCTGAGGTCACTCAGAAGGGCCATGACATGATCGGCGACTTCCGCACCGACGCGCTGCACGAGGCGCTGGCCCGTGCGCCGGTCGAGGATGACATGCTGATGGCGCTGCTCGTTCTTGCCTTCGCCGGCCAGAACGTCCGCGTTGACTCCGGCGCCAATGATCATGTGTTCGGGCCGAAGCGCTTCAAGCGGCATGCGGCGCGCCTGTTCACCGATGATGGCCGCTTTTCCTTCGACATGGAGACGGTACGGGTCGCTACCCGCGCCACGCTGATTGACGTGCTGTCCTGCCGTCGCGGCATGTCGAACAGCGGTGTCGTTTCGCGCATTGCCGGCGAAGCGGTCGGCGCGAATGACTTCCTGCCGAACATGGGCGCCGAAGACTTCCTCGCCTGCCTGTCGCGTCAGGCACTCGAAGCGGCGGCCAGGGAGGTCGGTATCCAGCCGCGGCCACGGGTGCGTGAGACGCGCTCGGCCCTCGTCGAGCATTTCAAGGCCGATGCGAGCTTCGTCCATCACTCCGCACTGTTCGCGCCCGACCCGCAGGAGATCGCCGATCTGATGCGGCAGGCCGATGATGCGGTCTCGGGTGACGCTAGCGCTGATGGGAACGCTGGAAGTGCCGGCGATGCGCCGATCGGCGCGAATGACACCGAAGACGCAAATGCCTCCAATGAACATGGCCCTGACGAGCAGCATGCCCGTGAGAACGATCTCCAGGAAGACGTCTCCGACGACTTTGCCGAGGAGCATTCAGCCTACGGCATCGCAGCGGAGTAG
- a CDS encoding helix-turn-helix domain-containing protein, giving the protein MSKQDDHKGQQARRHQSKPGSPRTVGFELPFMTMSMNQILANPVEGETPSAHLKQIGLMTVIGCLTRDNPVITITRLTEITGLTRSAVAEMIGPLVERGLLVEEMGKNAMGRGMARQFLASLHADARAHHG; this is encoded by the coding sequence TTGTCCAAGCAAGACGATCACAAAGGGCAGCAGGCGAGGAGACATCAGTCCAAGCCGGGTTCACCCCGTACCGTTGGGTTTGAGCTGCCATTCATGACCATGTCGATGAATCAGATCCTGGCCAATCCCGTGGAAGGGGAGACGCCGTCAGCCCACCTCAAGCAAATTGGCCTGATGACAGTGATCGGCTGCCTGACGAGAGATAATCCGGTGATCACGATTACCCGCCTGACCGAAATCACCGGCCTCACCCGTAGCGCCGTGGCCGAAATGATCGGCCCGCTCGTTGAGCGCGGCCTTCTCGTAGAGGAAATGGGGAAAAATGCGATGGGACGCGGCATGGCGCGGCAATTTCTCGCCAGCCTTCATGCAGACGCTCGGGCGCATCATGGGTGA
- a CDS encoding DUF5615 family PIN-like protein: MKLLIDECLSPRLVQIAQAAGYVQSTHIVWLGKSGWKDWELKPLIIDGDWTFVTKNSVDFRGPEAAPGSKGQYADVAIHAGLICLNGPSTMDLAMQIELFEEAMQELQADDDLVNQVLEVTMTEDDIHILRYVLPAE; this comes from the coding sequence ATGAAACTGCTCATCGACGAATGCCTCAGCCCGCGGCTGGTTCAGATCGCGCAGGCGGCGGGCTATGTCCAGTCGACCCATATCGTCTGGCTCGGCAAGAGCGGTTGGAAAGACTGGGAGCTCAAGCCGCTCATCATCGATGGCGACTGGACCTTCGTCACGAAGAACTCAGTGGATTTCCGGGGACCTGAGGCCGCCCCGGGGTCGAAAGGGCAATACGCGGATGTCGCGATCCATGCAGGGCTTATATGCCTGAACGGCCCTTCGACGATGGACCTGGCGATGCAAATCGAGCTATTCGAAGAAGCGATGCAAGAGCTTCAGGCGGATGACGACCTGGTCAATCAGGTGCTCGAGGTGACTATGACTGAAGATGACATCCACATTCTGCGCTATGTGCTGCCGGCCGAATAG
- a CDS encoding DUF433 domain-containing protein: MISSEMLKTAEAAVVARVTLRDVNRVIDEGILPATFSSAENGRRIWVTACSLISFYYESAARLTSEERINAIRWAEPRLSEWKTLALESLIAKDWTLHHDFLTIDLAPFFRRTVENLADLEAARDMVTSSPDILGGTPVVRGTRIPVYDVAASLAAGHSVDEILEAFPALDERRIGLAKVYAEANPLRGRPKPAPELPAGARIVRDRRVARRRRPA, encoded by the coding sequence ATGATCTCAAGTGAGATGCTGAAGACTGCGGAGGCGGCTGTCGTCGCGCGCGTGACGCTGCGCGACGTCAACCGAGTGATTGACGAAGGAATTCTCCCCGCGACGTTCTCTTCGGCCGAAAACGGCCGAAGGATCTGGGTCACCGCTTGCTCACTCATTTCCTTCTACTATGAGAGCGCCGCACGCCTGACCTCGGAAGAGCGTATCAATGCCATCCGATGGGCCGAGCCCCGCCTCAGCGAATGGAAGACACTGGCGCTGGAGTCATTGATTGCGAAGGACTGGACGTTGCACCACGATTTTCTGACGATCGATCTGGCGCCGTTTTTCAGGAGGACGGTTGAGAACCTCGCCGATCTTGAGGCCGCTCGGGACATGGTGACGTCCTCGCCGGACATACTGGGCGGCACGCCCGTTGTCCGTGGAACGAGAATTCCGGTCTACGATGTTGCCGCTTCCCTTGCGGCCGGCCATTCCGTCGATGAGATCCTGGAGGCGTTTCCCGCCCTTGATGAACGGCGCATCGGTCTTGCAAAGGTCTATGCCGAAGCCAATCCGCTTCGTGGCCGGCCCAAGCCTGCGCCGGAACTGCCCGCCGGCGCCCGGATCGTCAGGGACCGCCGTGTCGCCAGACGCAGGCGGCCCGCATGA
- a CDS encoding DUF1419 domain-containing protein, which produces MPVTNKIRKVFEGVATRREMFGMFDRHAQRPNRWDEDAAPLYAGEWFEIGEAEHDYMFEILPPLWIRGAMFAMREYLTGSVTSVFFALRIGGRIRYFHGYCDLSDHRAAEEMRRAIIERETKPQRAMSRDERLEHIWSITADAYRGYAGEDWPPTFRGRRVLALFNGTRDSIKKCLDQLSDDEIAGKLPVHLRHLPSPIAA; this is translated from the coding sequence ATGCCCGTTACCAACAAAATCCGCAAAGTCTTCGAGGGCGTCGCCACGCGCCGTGAGATGTTCGGCATGTTCGACCGACACGCGCAGCGCCCGAACCGCTGGGACGAGGACGCCGCACCACTTTATGCCGGCGAATGGTTCGAGATCGGCGAAGCCGAACACGACTATATGTTCGAGATCCTGCCGCCGCTCTGGATCCGGGGCGCGATGTTCGCCATGCGCGAATATCTGACCGGCTCCGTGACGTCAGTGTTCTTCGCGCTCAGGATCGGCGGCCGCATTCGCTATTTCCACGGCTACTGCGATCTCTCCGATCATCGAGCGGCAGAGGAAATGCGCCGCGCCATCATCGAGCGCGAGACGAAGCCTCAGCGGGCGATGAGCCGCGACGAACGTCTCGAACATATCTGGAGCATAACGGCCGACGCCTATCGCGGTTATGCCGGCGAGGATTGGCCGCCAACCTTCCGGGGCCGCCGCGTGCTCGCGCTCTTCAATGGCACACGCGACTCGATCAAGAAGTGCCTGGATCAACTCTCCGACGACGAGATCGCGGGCAAGCTGCCGGTGCATCTGCGCCACCTTCCCTCTCCGATCGCAGCCTGA
- a CDS encoding DUF3991 and toprim domain-containing protein, producing the protein MTREEIEDLRQKVGCEAVLETSGFTLDRKESTRRAIKFRRGAEIIIVTHEGRGWFDPLGDSKGDVFSLVSHLDGVAFSEGLERIAALVGFQSSDAEWRKAPKTGEAVASVSERWLSRRAPSPGSGAWRYLRTRRLLPASIIGQAARHGVLREGPYGSMWAAHTDTAGIVTGWEERGADWRGFATGGTKVLFRFGSTPARRLCVTEAAIDAMSLAALEGTREGTLYLSTGGGWSPATEVALRDLALLPAGQIVAATDANPQGEAYADRLRSLAEELGCQWLRLRPPADDWNDFLKLRQNEKAGRRDREETCRKPERRVKGEASPGKAGP; encoded by the coding sequence ATGACGAGAGAAGAGATAGAGGATCTGCGCCAGAAGGTTGGTTGCGAGGCAGTCCTGGAGACTTCAGGCTTCACACTGGATCGGAAGGAGAGCACGCGTCGCGCGATAAAATTTCGCCGCGGCGCCGAGATCATCATCGTGACACATGAGGGCCGTGGCTGGTTCGATCCCCTCGGCGACAGCAAGGGCGATGTTTTTTCGCTCGTCTCTCACCTCGATGGCGTCGCCTTCAGCGAAGGTCTCGAGCGGATCGCGGCCCTTGTCGGTTTTCAGTCGTCGGATGCAGAATGGCGTAAGGCGCCGAAAACTGGGGAGGCGGTCGCCTCGGTATCCGAACGCTGGCTCTCTCGCAGGGCGCCCTCACCCGGTTCGGGCGCATGGCGATACCTTCGCACTCGCCGCCTTTTGCCTGCGTCGATCATCGGACAAGCAGCCAGGCACGGTGTGCTGCGCGAAGGACCCTATGGCAGCATGTGGGCCGCGCATACTGACACCGCCGGCATTGTGACCGGATGGGAGGAGCGCGGCGCCGATTGGCGCGGCTTTGCAACCGGCGGCACTAAGGTCCTGTTCCGTTTCGGCTCTACCCCGGCCCGGCGGCTCTGCGTGACGGAGGCGGCGATCGACGCGATGAGCCTTGCCGCTCTCGAGGGCACGCGGGAGGGCACGCTTTATCTCAGCACCGGCGGCGGCTGGTCGCCGGCAACCGAGGTTGCCCTGCGCGACCTTGCTTTGCTCCCTGCTGGCCAGATTGTCGCGGCGACGGATGCCAACCCGCAAGGCGAAGCCTATGCCGACCGTCTTCGCAGTCTGGCGGAAGAGCTCGGCTGCCAGTGGCTGCGCCTGCGGCCGCCCGCAGACGACTGGAATGACTTCCTGAAACTTCGTCAAAACGAGAAAGCGGGAAGAAGGGACAGAGAAGAGACGTGCCGCAAGCCCGAGCGGCGCGTCAAGGGTGAAGCTTCGCCCGGCAAAGCCGGCCCTTGA
- the panD gene encoding aspartate 1-decarboxylase produces the protein MEKYVSAKLHGIRVTDAKLNYHGSITIDADFCRAVGLKPLEYVEIWNKMSGARISTYVLYGGAGSRCCILNGAAARTCQQGDEIIIAGSVFCEVDDIISLKPRVLVFGPENEIIDRISYEVFRRPDGALDMKVNSEVIDNDYGFPASLTAHPGVLLR, from the coding sequence TTGGAAAAATACGTCAGTGCCAAGCTCCACGGGATCCGGGTGACGGATGCCAAGCTGAACTATCACGGTTCAATCACGATCGATGCGGATTTCTGCAGGGCCGTCGGCCTGAAGCCGCTGGAATATGTCGAGATCTGGAACAAGATGTCGGGTGCCAGGATCAGCACCTATGTGCTCTATGGCGGGGCGGGCTCTCGATGCTGCATCCTGAATGGCGCCGCAGCCCGCACCTGCCAACAGGGCGACGAGATCATCATCGCGGGAAGCGTCTTCTGCGAGGTAGACGACATCATCAGCCTGAAACCGCGTGTCCTCGTCTTCGGTCCGGAAAACGAGATCATCGACCGGATAAGCTATGAGGTCTTCCGCCGCCCGGACGGCGCCCTTGATATGAAGGTCAACAGCGAGGTCATCGACAACGACTATGGGTTTCCCGCATCACTGACAGCCCACCCGGGCGTCCTCCTCCGGTAA
- the pmtA gene encoding phospholipid N-methyltransferase PmtA, with product MVFRMKERLAKRFEEEVQFFKGWQKDKKGVGAVIPTSIHTARRMASVINPGSGLPVLELGAGTGVITKAILARGIAPSRLVSVEYSKDFYNSLIQRFPGVDFRLGDAFQLNQVLGDRRSEQFDCVVSAVPLLNFPMNLRVLLIEDLLARIPPGRPVIQITYGPLSPVVKMPDRYVVSHYDFVVRNIPPAQLWTYRRCS from the coding sequence ATGGTTTTCCGCATGAAGGAGCGCCTCGCCAAGAGGTTCGAGGAAGAGGTGCAGTTCTTCAAGGGCTGGCAAAAGGACAAGAAGGGTGTCGGCGCCGTCATCCCGACGTCAATTCATACTGCCCGGCGCATGGCAAGTGTGATCAATCCCGGGTCCGGATTGCCGGTGCTGGAACTCGGCGCCGGCACAGGCGTGATCACCAAAGCCATCCTAGCCCGCGGCATCGCGCCGAGCCGCTTGGTCTCCGTCGAATATTCCAAGGATTTCTACAACAGCCTGATACAGCGCTTTCCCGGCGTAGATTTTCGATTGGGTGATGCTTTTCAGCTGAACCAGGTGCTGGGCGACCGCCGAAGCGAACAGTTCGATTGTGTCGTCAGCGCCGTGCCTCTGCTGAACTTTCCAATGAATTTGCGCGTCCTCTTGATTGAGGACTTGCTTGCTCGCATTCCACCGGGCCGGCCGGTCATCCAGATTACCTATGGTCCGCTCTCGCCGGTGGTCAAGATGCCGGATCGTTACGTCGTTTCACATTACGACTTCGTCGTTCGCAATATCCCGCCGGCACAGCTCTGGACTTATCGGCGCTGCAGTTGA
- a CDS encoding helix-turn-helix domain-containing protein codes for MLSPLEKSCLRWLAHGRDIEVIARLEARTVAEIEQCLASALAALGVETIEDALRKTGILGLTDDPQSS; via the coding sequence ATGCTTTCACCGTTGGAAAAATCGTGCCTGCGCTGGCTCGCCCACGGACGGGACATCGAAGTCATCGCTCGGCTTGAGGCAAGAACCGTTGCTGAGATCGAGCAGTGCCTCGCCAGCGCGCTCGCCGCGCTCGGCGTTGAGACAATCGAGGACGCGCTGCGAAAGACGGGGATCCTGGGTCTGACCGATGACCCGCAATCAAGCTGA
- a CDS encoding NAD-dependent epimerase/dehydratase family protein, translating to MTASDLESSCPLITPASRSNGPRRPLHILILGGTDFLGPHQVRYAAERGHIVTVFNRGRQHAALPTSVRHLRGEREGQLDSLKSGSWDAVIDNSATSPAWVRLSAELLKDRAELYMYVSSTGVYFPYLTSRIDESIKPTLVEDAGKACSSFGVRKALSEIEAEKAFPQKTCIVRPHYIVGPGDSTYRFPYWPLRFERGGEILAPGRMMDPVQYVDVRDLTEWMIRMVEEAATGIYNVAGPRTPMTMVEFLAGVQAAVSGSNPVHLTWIDDYDFLKSHGIDEAVPWMPLSGDNLGFASINFDKALERGLTHRSLADTIRDTLSWWHSDAVRPERKANPRLKLTPAKEAEVLAAWKRRRAAIFNA from the coding sequence ATGACAGCATCCGATCTGGAGTCGTCCTGCCCCCTGATAACGCCAGCTTCGCGGTCGAACGGGCCGCGTCGCCCGCTCCATATCCTCATCCTTGGCGGGACCGACTTTCTCGGACCCCACCAGGTACGGTACGCGGCCGAGCGGGGACACATTGTCACCGTCTTCAACCGCGGGCGACAGCATGCGGCCCTTCCGACCTCCGTGCGACACCTGCGCGGGGAAAGGGAGGGGCAGCTCGACTCGCTTAAAAGCGGATCCTGGGACGCAGTTATCGACAATTCCGCCACCAGTCCGGCTTGGGTCCGCCTATCGGCGGAATTGCTGAAGGACCGTGCAGAGCTATACATGTACGTCTCGTCGACCGGCGTTTATTTTCCTTATCTCACGAGCCGTATCGATGAATCGATAAAGCCGACCTTGGTGGAGGACGCGGGAAAAGCATGCAGCAGTTTTGGTGTGCGTAAGGCGCTCTCGGAAATCGAGGCGGAGAAAGCGTTTCCACAAAAGACCTGCATCGTGAGGCCACACTATATCGTCGGACCGGGGGACAGCACGTACCGGTTCCCCTATTGGCCACTCCGTTTTGAGCGGGGCGGCGAGATTCTAGCACCGGGACGGATGATGGACCCGGTGCAATATGTCGACGTCCGCGACCTGACCGAATGGATGATCCGGATGGTAGAAGAGGCGGCGACGGGCATATACAACGTCGCAGGGCCTCGCACTCCTATGACGATGGTCGAATTCCTCGCCGGAGTTCAGGCAGCGGTCAGCGGCTCCAACCCCGTGCATCTCACCTGGATCGATGACTACGATTTCCTCAAGAGTCACGGCATAGATGAGGCCGTGCCCTGGATGCCCCTGAGCGGTGACAACCTTGGCTTCGCAAGTATCAATTTCGACAAGGCGCTCGAGCGGGGCCTCACTCATCGTTCCCTTGCTGACACCATACGCGATACGTTGTCCTGGTGGCACTCCGACGCGGTACGCCCCGAACGCAAAGCAAATCCGCGTTTGAAGTTGACGCCGGCGAAGGAAGCAGAGGTGCTCGCGGCATGGAAGCGGCGCCGGGCGGCGATATTCAATGCGTAG
- a CDS encoding MFS transporter, which translates to MRANEDHTSVELLAPLKNPTFRSIFFASQLSSLGWLMQTVALGWLMATVSTSDVMVALVQASSTLPAFFLAVFVGAIADNYSRRMVMIVGRSLMMAAAAMLTILMAFGITDPWLILAFSFLDGCGIALSDPAWRASLGDILERRHLPAAVTLLNVGFNTVRSVGPALGGIIVAAFGPLVTFALTTLGFIAPLTALWRNNWKVQTSPLPREALRTAIYDGLRFTAISSEIKSTIVRGTLFGFAATSTLALLPLIARDVVKGGPIGYGIMMGGFGAGALLAGLMNPPLRRVLTQEWLVVLACIACAICQISLALSSSLAVATLSLALGGAGWVTAWSGLGVNVQLASPRWIVGRTISIYSAFTYGGIAAGSWFWGIVVQNYSLPLAFGWSGVATILVAALGLKLPISNRSESELEPSGAFNAPAIALDLKPRSGPILITTEYVIPEEHVDPFLDIMQKRRQAQSRVGARQWMLTRDIQAPSRWLETFRTPTWTDYHRLHHRLTAADRELDQQILSVSKERMPPRTSIFVERPTGGARKSYPPVPYVSQK; encoded by the coding sequence ATGCGCGCGAATGAAGACCACACCTCCGTAGAGCTTCTGGCGCCGCTCAAGAATCCGACTTTCCGTTCGATCTTCTTCGCATCACAGCTTTCGAGCCTCGGCTGGCTGATGCAGACGGTGGCGCTTGGCTGGCTCATGGCCACGGTCTCCACCTCGGACGTGATGGTTGCTCTCGTCCAGGCCTCGTCGACCTTGCCGGCGTTCTTTCTCGCTGTCTTCGTCGGAGCGATTGCCGACAATTACAGCCGCCGCATGGTCATGATCGTCGGCCGCAGCCTGATGATGGCTGCAGCCGCGATGCTGACGATCCTTATGGCCTTCGGTATCACCGATCCATGGCTGATCCTCGCCTTCAGCTTCCTGGACGGCTGCGGCATCGCGCTGAGCGATCCCGCCTGGCGCGCCTCGCTCGGCGACATTTTGGAGCGCCGCCATCTGCCGGCGGCCGTGACACTGCTCAACGTCGGTTTCAACACGGTGCGCAGTGTCGGTCCCGCTCTTGGCGGCATCATCGTTGCGGCCTTCGGGCCACTCGTCACATTTGCACTGACGACTCTCGGCTTTATCGCTCCGCTGACCGCCTTATGGCGCAATAATTGGAAGGTCCAAACGTCGCCGCTTCCCCGTGAGGCGCTGAGGACCGCGATTTACGATGGGCTGCGGTTCACCGCCATTTCCTCGGAGATCAAGTCGACGATCGTGCGCGGGACGCTGTTCGGCTTTGCCGCCACCTCCACCCTGGCGCTGCTGCCGCTCATCGCACGCGATGTCGTCAAGGGTGGGCCAATCGGTTACGGCATCATGATGGGCGGCTTCGGCGCCGGTGCACTTCTCGCGGGGCTCATGAATCCACCGCTCAGGCGAGTGCTCACGCAGGAATGGCTGGTGGTGCTTGCCTGCATCGCCTGCGCCATCTGTCAGATCTCCCTGGCGCTCAGCTCTTCGCTGGCGGTGGCGACCCTCTCCCTCGCTCTTGGCGGCGCCGGCTGGGTGACCGCGTGGTCCGGGCTTGGCGTCAACGTGCAACTGGCAAGCCCACGCTGGATCGTCGGCCGCACGATCTCGATTTACAGTGCCTTTACCTATGGTGGGATTGCTGCGGGAAGCTGGTTCTGGGGTATCGTCGTCCAGAATTACTCGCTGCCGCTGGCATTCGGTTGGTCCGGCGTTGCAACGATTCTTGTGGCGGCACTTGGGCTCAAGCTGCCGATCAGCAATCGGTCTGAATCGGAGCTCGAACCCTCTGGCGCCTTCAACGCACCTGCGATCGCGCTCGATCTGAAGCCAAGAAGCGGCCCGATCCTCATCACAACCGAGTATGTGATCCCCGAGGAGCACGTGGATCCCTTCCTGGATATCATGCAGAAGCGCCGGCAAGCCCAAAGCCGCGTGGGCGCGCGGCAGTGGATGCTCACACGCGATATTCAAGCGCCTTCACGTTGGTTGGAAACATTCCGCACGCCGACCTGGACTGATTATCACCGTCTCCATCATCGCTTGACGGCGGCCGACAGGGAACTCGATCAGCAAATTCTGAGTGTCAGCAAGGAACGGATGCCGCCTAGAACGAGCATCTTCGTCGAAAGGCCGACCGGCGGAGCGCGCAAGTCCTATCCGCCGGTGCCATACGTTTCGCAGAAGTGA